From the Eubacterium sp. 1001713B170207_170306_E7 genome, the window GCGCATTATGAGGAGAACGATACCGGCCTGCCCATGATCTCGGGCGCCATCGGTTACTTCAGCTACGATTATGGACGCGGCTTTGAGCAGATAAAAAGCCGTCACCCCAGGGAACAGAGTATTCCAGACTGTATATTGAGTTTTTATGACAACCTCATCATTGAGGATCGGCATGAAAATAAGCTGTACCTGACAACCAGTGGCGTGCTTTCGGAGCCTGGAGCAGCTCTGGACGCACTAAAAGCTGAAATCAGTGCCTTTACCCCCAGCAAAAAGGCTGGGAAATGGGAAGAATATCCTGTAAAAATCACTTCGGATTTTGAGAAGGAGGCTTATAAAAAGGCTGTTGACCGAATGATTGACTATATTGTGGAGGGAGATATTTACATTGCCAATATGACCAGACGCATCGTGGCATACAGTGAGAAGCCTCCCTATGCCATGTTCAAGTGCCTGCGCGTCAATAACCCCTCTCCCTTTGGCGGTTATTTTAACTACGGGGATTTTCAGATCATCAGTGCCTCTCCGGAGCGGTTTCTGCGTATGAAAAACGGCCTGGTCGAAACCCGGCCTATCAAGGGGACGCGCCGCCGTGGCAAGACGCCAGAGGAGGATGCAGCTCTGAAAAAGGAGCTTCAGGCATCCGGGAAAGATAGGAGCGAGCTGCTCATGATCGTGGACCTGGAGCGCAACGATCTCAACCGGGTCTGTGAGCCTGGCAGCGTGAAGGTCACCAGCCTGTTTGATGTGGAGACTTACGCAACCGTTTTTCATCTGGTTTCTAATATTGTCGGGAGGCTGAGAGCGGGCCTGGGAACGTCCGATCTCCTACGCGCGGCCTTTCCGGGCGGTTCCATTACCGGCGCGCCAAAGATACGGGCCATGGAAATCATCGACGAGCTGGAGCACAGCCGGAGAGGTCTGTACACGGGCTCAATGGGTTATCTGGGACTGGATGGAAGCTGTGATCTGAACATTGTGATCCGTACCGCGGTTTACCAGAATGGCTGCTACACATTGGGGGTGGGCGGCGGCATTACCTGCGAATCGGATCTGGAATTTGAATATGAGGAGACCGAGCAAAAAGCCAGGGCACTTCTGGAGGCCATGAAATGAGCGGGCAGGAGATTAATATGGACGATGGCTTCTGTTTTGGACTGGGGGCCTTTGAAACCATTGCGGTGATGTACGGACGCCCGGTTTTTTTAGAGGCGCATCTGAAACGGATTGGAGAGGCTCTGAATTTTTTAGAGCTTCCAAACCCTGTCACCCGGGAATGGGTGGACAGAATTTTAAGAGCCCACCCCATGAAAAACGGAGTGCTCAAAATCATGGTGTCCCAAGAGAACTGCCTGTGGTCCTGTCGTAAAAACCCTTATACCTGGATGGACTACGAGCGTGGGTTTGTGCTGCGGACCAGCCCGGTGCGGCGCAATGAGACCTCTCCGCTGACCTATCATAAGACACTCTGTTATGGGGAAAATATTCTGGAAAAAAGGCGGGCAGCCGTCCAGGGCTTTGATGAGCCGGTATTTTTAAATACCTGTGGACAGCTCACCGAAGGAGCAGTCACGAATCTGTTCTTTGTAAAAAAAGGGCGTCTGGTCACGCCCGACCGGTCCTGTGGATTGCTGCCAGGTACGATCCGGGATTATCTGATCAGCTGTTACGATGTGGAAGAAAGGGTGATCCTGCCGGAGGAAACCGGTGATTTTGACGAGGCCTTTGTCACCAACGCTCTGATGGGAATGATGCCTGTACGCCAGCTCGACGGCATCGCATACGGCGAAAAAAGAGTATGGGAATCGGTCTTAAGGGACTACCACGACCTTCTGCGGCAGGGTGCCTGTTAAACGGGCGTGCGTATCGTATTTTTGCAAAATCGCTTTTTCCTTTGATATTTCTTGCAAAAAAGCCTTCGGAGATCAGTCTGAGGCTTTTTTGTGTGGCAGCAGGGTATGGAAGGATTCTCTGGCAGCTTCCAGGAGCTTGGAAATGGCCTCAGTCATCATCTTTTTGGTTTCGGGGTCAGTGTTTTCAAGGGTTTGTTTGATGGCCCGGGCATTTTTCAGTGAGAAGTGAGCGAGATCGCCGACGGTCTGTGCCTGCGTCACACAGAGAATATCATAAAAGGTGTCAATGAACTGCTCGCGCTCCCCGGGTGTCATATCGTCAACCCATGCCTTGACGGTTTCGTCCATAAAGCGGCAGCCAGCAGTGACGGATTCCAGACAGACAAAATTTGGGCCGAGAATCTCCCAGGAGTAGGGATCATGCTGGGCGATACCGATTTGCCGGCTGTGAACCACGGTATAGTCCTCAGCGTGCTCAAGCAACATGCCGACAATGGAGGTCTGGGGCACAAAAGTGCGGATGCGGCTGATTACGTCCTGATAAGCAGGACTTTCCAGAACCTCTGCGGGAAAGCCAGGGCCGTCGTTGCTGTAGATTGCTTCGATCCGGCCTGCGTATGGGCCGGAGTGGATACCGGCGTACACAGCCAGATTACCGCCCTTGGAGTGTCCGCCAATGCGCAGGCGGACGGCGCCAAGACTGCCGGCGGCACGCTTCAGGTACTCAGCTGCCTCGGTCTGGGAGGGAACACAGGTTTTAAAGCTCATGTTAAAGTCTTCTTTCCAGCCAACCAGAGTGTTGTCTGTGCCCCGGTAGGCAATAAAGGCCAATCCGTCGCCGGTCAGAATGGTGAGTCCGCAGAACTGCTTCTCAAGGACAGGGTCTAGCTGGTCATCGTAAAGACAAAGCCCCATATCCGCAAAACGGCGGGTACAGGCCAGCGCTTTTAAAAGGCGGCCGTCCTCCTCCACCCGCAGCCGAAGCTGCCGCTCATCTTCGGGCAGGGCAAAAAAACGGGAAGAAACCGCAGCGATGCTGACGGTTTCGGTGCTGTTTGGCACAATGCCCTCCAGGCGGATATAGGAAATGCAGCTGAGAATCAGATTATCCACCGCGTTAAAGGGGGACTGGTCAAGGGTAAGGTCTCCCCGCCAGTCTAGGTAATCAAAAATATTGGACATGGTAAAGTCCTCCTAAGGTTATTCAGGTTTGCGCTCATACAGGATGGGCCTTTTCCAATCAGTGGTGTTCGATTTATTATTAGAATAGCTTAAATTGTAAAGAAAGACAAGTTCTTATTTTATTTGAAGGACATAGCCGGGTATGTTCAGGGAATCAGGATTTCAGGACAATCTCATAAAGTGAAATAAAAGAAATCCTGTTGGACTGAAGGCTTTAAAGTCGCCTTTTATTAGAATGAGATCCATGTTAAAATGGTTGTAATCATTTGTGATGAGAGGAGAAAAAATGAAAAAACAAATGAAACTATTGGGGGTTTTGCTGGTCGTTTTATGCCTGATGCTGTCTATTACCGGCTGCGGCGATGACGGAACCCAGGCTTATGCCGAAGAATTCACCAGTCTGGCGACTGAAATTTCTCAGGAAAATACAGACTGGCAGAAGCTTTTAAACACAGCGGATTATGAAAGCCAGGACTGGATCAACAGTGTGCAGTCAAAGCTTTCTGAAATGGAGGCCAGCTGGACCAAGCTGGGCGCTCTGAAGGCTCCGAAAAAAATGGAGGATGTCCAGTCCAGCTTTAAGGGGGCATCGGATAAAATGCTGTCCGCCATTACCCTTTATAAGGAATGCTTTGGCGCTCCCATTGATCCCAGCAATATTGATGAGGCGGGCTTGAACGCGCTCATCGACAAAGCGGGCGAGGCTGATGGTATGGCGATGGAAGCTTCCAGCCTGATGCTGGAGGGCTCTAAGAAGGCCACAGATATGATTAATAATTAGCAGGAAACAGCGTCCCGGAACACAGGTTCCGGGATTTTTTTATTATTGAGAAGGTGCGCAAGGCCAAAAATCATCTGGACAAACGTCTTAAAAAACGCTATACTACATTTTGACGTCTATATGACAAAGTCTAATAGAAGAACAATGTTATGTGTGAAAGGAAATGAGATGCAGGAAGAAGAAAAGCTATTTAGCTTTATTGAAAAGGTCGAAAAAAAGGCGCTTGGGGACAAGGCGATTGAACGGAGCGAGCTGGTCCGTCTGCTCGGCATTGACCCGGATTCAGAGGCCTGTGACCGTCTGGGTCTGGCCGCCCGACGTGTGGCCGCCCAGGTAACTGGCGACAGGGCTTACCTCTGGGGCGCCATGGGCGTGGATTACAAGGCCTGCCCCATGAATTGCGATTTTTGTTCACTGGGTGAGGCCTGGGGGATTGTAGAGCCTGACCGGGAGCGGGATTTCTCGGAGGCCGAGATCATCGAGAGTGTGCGGGATTACGCTGAAAACAAGGTGCGCTGGATCGTGCTGCGGACAACAGAATTTTACAGCCTGGATGTGTTGTCAGACCTTATTGGAAAAATCCGCAGGGCTGTGCCGGGCAGCTATGAAATCGGCTTAAATGTGGGTGAGTTTGATTTGGAAAAGGCCAATGCGCTGCACCGGTCCGGGGTAGATTTTATTTACCACTCTCTGCGCCTTGGTGAGGGTAAGGATACCCGTTTTGATCCTGAGGAGCGGCTGAGGACCCTGCGCGCTGTTAAGGATTCACCTCTTAAGCTGGTCTTTCTGGTTGAGCCCATTGGTATTGAGCACAGTGATGAGGAAATCGTGGATATCTGCCTGTGCGCCATTGAGCATCAGGCCATCGTGACTGGCGGTATGGCCCGAGTACCGGTGCCGGGAACACCTCTGGGCGCGCACCCGCAGATATCTGAGAGCCGTCTGGCTCAGATCGTGGCCGTTACACGCCTGGCTGGGGGCAGACGCGTACCGGACATCTGTGTGCATCCGGCCACGCAAAAGGCCATGCGCTTTGGCGCCAATGTGGCGGTGGTCGAGACAGGCTCCATCCCACGGGACAGCTGTTGTCTGCCAAAGGAAAAATGGCATCAGTTTGACGCCCAGACAGCGGGCGAATGGTTTGAGCAGGCCGGTTATACCCTGTGTGCCGAACCGGAAATGACGTGTGAAAAAGGAGAAGAAAATGAAATTTAAAAAATGGATGGCAATGGCACTGACCGCGGTGATGGCCGTGGGAATGCTGGTGGGCTGCAGCAGCCCTGAAGAGAATACGGCCTCGAAGGACGAGAAGGTAACCGTGGGAACTTGGAAAACAGCCCAGACGATCACGCCTTATTTTTACGATGAGTTTATGCCTGAAAGCGTCGAGGTTCTGCCCTTTACCAATCCTGGCGACCAGAAAACCGCTCTGCTGGCCGGAAGTCTGGATATGTGCGGCACCACACTGGTCACAGCGATCACAGCTGCTTCCAAGGGTGAGCCGGTCAAGATCGTCACCAGCTTGTGCAACAAATGCTCGGCGCTGGTGGTGGGCAAAGATTCCGGCATCCAAAGCGAGGCAGACCTGAAGGGCAAGCGCATCGCCTACGTGCCCGGCACCATGCACCACGCTCTGCTGCTGGAGGTGCTTAAGCGCAACGGCATCAACCCCGATACGGATGTGGAGCTTAAGCGCATCGACTTTTTTGACATGGGCCAGGCTCTGGTCAACGGGGACATCGACGCCTTTTTAAGTGGTGAGCCCTATCCGTCCCAGGCTGTGCAGGAGGAGTATGGACGTATTCTGAGCTATCCCTATTTTGACGACAGCATTGGCACCATCAATGCGGCCATGATCGTTACAGAGGATACCATTAAAAACAAACCGGAAATGGTTCAGGATCTGGTTAACGCTCATGTGGATGCCACTAAAATGCTGAATGCTGACCGGGAGAAGTGGCTGGATAAGTCGGCGGAATTTGGCACAGACAAGGCACTGCTGGAAATTTCGGCTGATAACATTGAGCTCTGCTCAGACATTGACGCTGCCTTTATTCAGAACACCAGAAATCTGGCAGACCGTATGAAAGAGCTGGGCATGATCGACAGTGTGCCGGATGTCGAGACCATGTTTGATCTCAGCTTTCTGGAACAGGCTGCCAAACGGCGCTAGGCAGGATCATGGAAAGGTTTCGGAACCTTGTGAAGCGGGTGGACCCGGTGGGATGGGTAGTCCCGGCGCTGGTGGTGCTGGTGTGGCTTTGGCTTTCGTCCTCCGGGCAGATACCGTCCTACAAGCTGCCGTCCCCGGTAGACCTGCTCCGGGTATTGGCGGACTTTGCCTTTGGCCGGCTTGGCATCACGCCCTATTCTGGCGCGCTGTGGGAAAACCTGAGCGTCAGCCTGCTCCGGGTGGTAATGGGTTTTTTGATCGCCGGAGGACTGGGCATGCTCATGGGCTTTTTGACCGGGCGTGTGGCTGTGCTGCGGCGCCTTTTTGATCCGGTAATCCATCTGATCAAGGCAGTTCCGGGCATCGGCTGGCTGCCCATTGCCATCGTCTGGTTTGGTGTAGGAGAGGGAAACACGCTTTTCCTGATGTCTCTGGCAGCCTTCTTTCCTGTCTATGTCAATACTGCCGCCGGAGCGGCCGGCATTCCAGAGGCCTATATGCAGGCAGGACGTATGCTGGGCGTCCGGGGCTTTGGGCTTTTTCGGGCGGTTGTTCTTCCGGCAGCCTTTCCCCAGGCGGCGGTCGGCCTGCGGCTGGGCCTGGGGGTGGCCTGGGCTTATCTGGTGCTGGGTGAAGTGACCGGGGTGACAAAAGGGCTGGGCGCTATCATGAGCGATGCCCGGATGCTCGGTCATGTGGATATGGTTCTGGCAGCCATGATTGTGATCGCGGTGGCAGCTAAGCTGACTGACTTTTTACTGGTGGCCGTATGCAGGAGAATTTACCCGCGGGGAGGCGTGAAAAATGAGTCTGGAATTTAAAAATGTGTCACATGGTTACGGCGGTCTGGAGGTTTTAAAGGACGTCAGATTCAATGCAGAGCCGGGAAGGATTACAGTGCTGCTTGGGCCAAGCGGCTGCGGCAAGTCAACGCTTTTAAAGCTGGCCGCCGGCTTTGAAAGGCCGGCAGCCGGCTCCGTGTGCTTTGATGAACGTCCTGTGACAGGCCCTGGCGCTGAGAGGGGCATGATGTTCCAGACACCGGTTTTGTTTGACTGGCTGACCGCCGCAGGGAACGTGGCCTTTGGCCTCAGGCAGGCAGGTGTGCGGGGAAAAGAGCAGCAGGAGCGGGTGGACCGCTTTATGGAGCTCACGGGTTTGTCTGATTTCAGAGACTACTATCCCAGTGCCCTGTCAGGCGGTATGCAGCAGCGGACAGCATTGGCGCGGCTGCTGGTCATGGAGCCCCAATGCCTGCTCATGGACGAGCCCTTTGCCGCGCTGGACGCCCAGCTGCGGCCAAAGATGCAGAGTCTGGTTTTATCAGTGTGGCAGGATCTGCGCCCCACAGTCCTTTTTGTCACGCATGACGTTGAGGAGGCCCTGGTATTAGGCCACCGGATACTGGTTTTCAGCAAGAGGCCGGGGCAGATCGTTAGGGAGATAGAGAGGGAGTTTGAAAAAAGGGATCCTCTGGAACAGCTTATGGACCCAGACTTTGGGAAAGAAAAAAGGAATATTCTGGAAATTCTCCGAGACCTTTAGGAGGAACTGAAACGAGTAAGAGGGAGTGCATAGGGCTCTCTCTTTTTTCTTAAGCCTGAAGCAAAGTTTGGGATGCCCTTTGCAAAGGCCAAAAGCTGTGCTAAAATCAAATAAACCATTGATTTTAGCACGAGAGGCTTTTATGGTCAAAGCAAGGGGGGATTAAATGAAAAAAACAGACTGTTTTTGAGGGAGGCGGGCGTACTGCTTGCTGCAGTCGTATTTTTTTATGCGGCCACCTGGATTGGAATCCAGCTGTTCGGCGATGACGACCACTATCTGAATCCTGAGAAAGCCAGGATAGTGTCACCTCTGGGCAGATCAAGCGAACGGGCCTACCGAGTTCCAAATACAGGGGACTACGCTGTGGGGCTGAACGCTGAGGGAAAGCCTGTTTTTGAGGACCCCCATCGTGCGATCAGAGCCTTTAAGGGAGAGCATCGCCTCTATTTTATCAAGATAGGTCTGCACCTGGGTCCCGTTTTTTTCGGTGCGAAAAACTGGAAGCGGTTCCAGCAGGAGTATTGGACTGCTGCACCAAAAGTCTGGGGCGAAATGGATGAAGACCGTGAGCTTTATGATTTTTTGAGCATTTACAGCAACAGCTTTGATGATTTTATTTAGGATTTAAAGATTTGATTTTCATCAGCGTATCTGTAAACGCAAGAGTATATCAGGCCTGAACCCTTGGGATTTTATCTTTAAAGGTAAAAATATTGAATATCCCTTTAAGGATAGAAATGTTACAATAGTATCTGTAAGGAAAAATCAAACGATAACCAAATCAACGAGGTGATTCATATATGATAGAGCGAAATTTCGGACCTAACGACGCATGGAAAATGCTGAACGACTATACCGTGACCTTTATTACCGACCTGCTTGTATTCAGGGACGGCGGTATGACCATTCCCGCGGAGCTGAATAAATTTTTCGGCGCTGAGAGCGGCGAGACACGGGTTATCTTCCTGTTTGAGGGGCGGGAGTTCCCCTCCTATATCGAATGCGGCTTTGGCGAAAACAGCGCGAACAACATCAAGCTGACCTGGAGCAAGGCTCTGAGCAGCAAGTTTATCGGTCTTTTCCCCGACTATGAAAATTTCTTTGCCAACATGACCGAATACCAGCTGGACGAACGGCCGATCCTTCAGTTTGAAAAGCTGGAGGCCGACGAATTTCTGGTCAAGATGATCCTGCCCACCGACGAAGCTCTGACCAAAAAGCAGGCGCTTTTTGACTACCTCGGCCCTGGAAAAACCGTGGTCTCCTTTAAGAGCTCCTACGAGATGGTCTTTCTGAAAAACTACCTGGAGCAGGCTGACAACCGCGGCAAGGCTGATGTGTTTATGGTCTCTGCCGGCGTCAAGAAGTTTTACGAAGCCCGGGAGGCCCAGGGCAAATCTCAGGATAAAAACGCGGACAAAACCATCGAAAATGTGAAGGAAGCAGGCCTGGATGACGTGCTGGCTTTTCTGATGGACGGTCCTTACGCTCTCATGGCGGAAAAAGGCTTTCTGGTCATGGAGACCATAGACGAGCACTTCTATTTTGCTCTGGAGGTCAGTATGCTCGACGAGCTGAGCACAGATGACAAGCGGCTTATCATCGAGCTGCTGGACCAGAAAATTGAGCACTATTTTGAGCGCATGGACGGCCCGGGCCTTCAGGAAAACCTGACCAGTCTTATCGATGAGTACGGCCATTATTTTACCAGAGATTTCCGCTACTCCTTTAAAGACATCCTGACCGATGGCATTCCCGGCTGTATTGAGGCTCTGAAATTTGTGGACGGTGACCGCTACAAGGTCACGGGCTTTGCCGGCGTGGAGGAATGGACCGAGACCCCCTGGGTGGCAGTGCTGGACCGTAATATCACAAGAGTACCGAACACGGGCGTCTTTGTGCAGTACCTGCTCAACAAGGATACCCAGAAGCTGTACCTGAGTCTGTTCCACGGCTTTAAGGAAATCGAGGAGGAAGTGCTGAAAACCGGAGAGGAGGACGTGAAGGCCATCGTGGCAGCGGCTCTGCGGCCTCTGGTGGCAGAAATACAGAGAAGGGTGGACCCCAGAGGCTTTGACACTGGCAGCAAGGATGTGGACCTGTATGACGACCGTTTCCGGGAGGCTGTGGTTTTTTACAGGGAATACGACCGTATGGTGCCTGGCGACGCCCAGCTGGAGCAGGATCTTCAGGAAATGCTGGCTGTCTACAACGATTATTACGAGCGCTGTATCCTGAACCTTTACCCCGAGGAGGAAGAACCTGCTGAGCCGGAGGTGCCTGAGGCTCAAGAGGAGGAAACCCCAGAAGCTGGAGCGCCGGCAGCTGAAGATGCAGCCGAAGCGGAAACTGTGGTTCAGGTAGCAGAGGCCGCTGAAAGCATTGAGCCTGAGGAAAACAGCGAGCCTGAAATCATCGAATGGGAGCCGGTGGAGGAAGAAACACCGGCTGTGGCTGAAGCGCGGTCCGAGCCTGTGGACGCCGTTCCTGGGCCGGGTCAGCCTGAACCTGCCCCTGTGGCAGAGCAGCCAGCTGCCGATACACCTCAAAAGACAGCCCGCAGCATCAGTGAGGCGGCTTATCTGGAAACCAAGCGTGTCATGGAAGAATCCTCTGCTGAGACGGAGGAAGTTAACGCGGTGGAACGCATTTTGGAGCGGGTCGAAAACCTGGTGGAAGAGCCTGTGGATATTCCAGGCACCCTCCGCCAGGTAGGCGCTTACATCACCGCCCACGGCTTTACCTGCACGCCGGGCATTGTTGAAAACCTCTATCTCTGTCTGAAAGCTAAGCCCTTTGTGATTCTGACTGGCATCGCAGGTATTGGCAAGTCCAGCCTGGCACGCCTGTTTGCTGAGGCCATGGGCGCCAATACGGAAAACGGCCGTTATAAGCAGGTGCCAGTCCGCCCGGACTGGAAGGACTCCAGAGGCCTTCTCGGCTACCTGGATTCCTCCGGACGCTTTGTGCCCGGCGCGCTCAATGATTTTATAAAAGAAGCGGTGGACAACCCCAGAAAGCCTTATTTCCTATGTCTGGATGAAATGAATCTGGCCCGGGTCGAATACTATTTCAGTGAGATTTTATCCGTCATGGAAACCCGGCGCGACCGGGACGGCCGCACCGTCACCGACGCGCTGCTGGGCGATGAGGCCTTTGGCCGGGACGAGCTGGCAAGAGAACGCTACAGCGAGCTCTATCTGCCGGAAAATCTCTATATTATCGGGACTGTCAGCAGTGAGGAAACAGCCTTTGCCCTGAGCAGAAAAGTGCTGGATCGGGCGAGCCTCATCGAGATTGGACAGGTCAGCCTGCACCTTCAGAATCCGCCGCGCACCATGCCAGAGCCGATCCATCTTGGCAATAAATTCTTAAAGAGCGATGTCCTGGTGCTGGCCAACTGCACCCGCCAGCGGGATATGATCCAGGAGGTCGTCACCCTGCTCGAGGCCATGAACGGCATTCTCATGAAAGCCAACGCGCAGATTGGCTACCGGGTACGTGACGAAATCTGTTTCTATCTGCTCTACAATGCAGAGTATGGCCTCATGAGCCAGGAGGATGGTCTGGACCACGCCATTCTGCAAAAGATACTGCCGCGCATCCAGGGCGGCGGCTCTGCCGTCGAGTCTGTTCTTACCGACCTGTTTAAAATCTGCGCGGGCACCCGTTCTGGCAATGCGGTGCGCAACTACGTAGGCAACCGCGGCGGCCTGTTCCCCAAGAGCGCTGAAAAGCTGAGCGCTATGGTCAAACGCTTTGACCAGGAGGGCAAAACCTCCTTCTGGAGCTGAGCTGTCCACATATGCACATTTATCCATAGAGGATGTGGATAACCTGTTGATAATGTGAACAGATACAAGATATTGGAATTTTAACGTAAATCTGCTTGGAATTTAACAAAATACAGGGTGCGGAATTCGGAGAAAGACAGCGGTTGAAAAGCCAGTTGTGGATAAGGCTGGACAGGCTTTATTAAAACATAAATTAAGCTTGCGCAGGCTTCAACTTTGGATTATAATAAAGCGATGATAAAGCATCCGGCGGATGCGTATCCCGTCAGACGATTCCTTTTTATTTGAAAGTAAGGAGGGATTGCGATGGTCAGACACTGCTGTAAACCTACCTTTCTCCACCTATCATGTTGTTAGATTTTTGAAAGCGAATGGCTCTTGTAGGAAGCAGCACTCCCCAAACGGTGTACTGGCCCGTGATCCCGGCCTTACCGCTGATAAAAATTAAAACGCAGGGAAACCAATTGGTTTCCCTGCGTTTTTTATTGCAGTTCAAAATGGATGCAGGATTCCGCCAGCTCCAGGATAGACGGCTCAGGCACCAGAATGTCCGCGGCGTCACTCAGCCCGGCGTCCAGAAGCTTTTGCCGTTCACGGACAAGGCTGCTCCGGCTGCTTTGCTCCAGATGTTTGGCAAAGCCCTCTTTGTCGCCAGACTGCAGCAGTCCGATCAGGAGATCGAGCTGCGTCCCCTTTGATGCCATATCGGAGTCTCCGAGGTAATTCAGGGGAATCCCCCAGGACATGATATGGATGAGCGGGCTGAAGATCGCCCAGATTTCAGAATTTTTATGGGAGTAGATCACGGTTTTAAGAATCTGCCCATGGGTAAAGAGATACTGCCCGCTTTGAGATTCCTGTTCGTAGAAACGGAGAATCTCCTGGATTCTTTCGGGAGGGATCGTATCAAAGGATTCCCTGGCAATGCTGCGGATGCAGATGGTGACCAGCTGAAGCCCCATGAGGTAGAAAAGCAGGCTTTTACGGGTTCCGGGATTGGACAGGTCCAGATGCTCAAGGGATTTGTGGTTCAGGCTTATGCGTGTTCCAAGACCGTTGATGGTCTCGGTCAGGCACACGCTGTTCAGAAGTGCGATGGTCCTGCGGATGCTGATCAGAGACACGCCGTATTTCTCGGCCAGAACGGACGGCGTCGGCAGGAATTCATCGTTTTTGTAAAGTCCCTTGCGGACTTCGGCGATCATGCGGACCGCCACGCTGTAGTATACCTGTGGCCTGCCGGCCTGTATATGCCATATAAAAGGAAGCTGGTCAGGATTTTCGCCAAACTGGTCTGTTACGGTTCTGTTTAGATGGCCGATCTGTTCGGATAAAAGCGTGCAGATTTTGGTAAGAAGCTGGCACATGCCCGCGTAGTCTTCACTGGCCTTAAAATCAGAAATCCTGCTGAAATCATTTAGAAAGGTGGTAAAGACGCTCATATCGTAGGGGATGCCAATGTCGTTCATTCTCTTCCGGGAAAGGTGCGTAAACATGGAAGCGTCCAGATGTATGCTCTCGAGCAAAGGATTTCCCAGACTTGAGAGAACAAAACGCAGAGGATAGAAGAAAGGAAGGCTGTCCTCCAGACGGGTCTGCAAAATCAATTCCGTCAGCTTTTCGGAGCCCTTTGGTTTCATAAAATAGAGCGCATGGAGCAGGGTTTTGGCGAAAATTACAGGCAGAAAGGCCCGCAGCTCCTCCAGCGCGTCGTGACGGACGGTGAAATGTTCAATATAGCCCGCGCGGCACTCCTCGTCACTGTAGGAAGCGGTGACGATAGCCGGCCTTCCCCGCGTGAGGCGCACGTAGCCATCCTGTTCAAGATTAATGAGGGACTGGCGCGCCGTGTTGATGGAAATATTAAACTGCCCGCTTATTTTTTCAATGGTTGGCAGGGAATCGCCCTTCCGGTAAATCCCAAAGCGGATCTTATCAGCATAATGGTTATAGACAATTTGATGGAGATCGTGTGTGTCTTTCAAGGTATTCATCCTTTATTTTTTAGTGTATCATTTATATTTTATCATTTATGAGCTCGAAAAGCTATGAAATAAGCTGTAAAATGCAATGTGGTTCTGATCAAGGTGTTTGAAAAAACTTCACTAAACGGTCACATAGCTGTCAGGCAGCCGTCAGATTACTTTGGTATCCTATTTATTATCAAGTCACAAAGGAGTTAACATGAAAACGGAAGTTAAAAAGAAGAACAAGGCCAGCCTGACGCTCTACATTGTCGCTGTGCTTTTCGGTATTTATGCAATTTTTTCCTTAATCAATACGGCCCTTTATATTTCAAA encodes:
- the pabB gene encoding aminodeoxychorismate synthase component I, producing the protein MKTKITEWPLKYGAAELFDLYCGRTGAVLLDSSLVNEMGRYSIIGLNPYKTLTVKDNALYVDGCPAEGSLEEVLGPYMAAHYEENDTGLPMISGAIGYFSYDYGRGFEQIKSRHPREQSIPDCILSFYDNLIIEDRHENKLYLTTSGVLSEPGAALDALKAEISAFTPSKKAGKWEEYPVKITSDFEKEAYKKAVDRMIDYIVEGDIYIANMTRRIVAYSEKPPYAMFKCLRVNNPSPFGGYFNYGDFQIISASPERFLRMKNGLVETRPIKGTRRRGKTPEEDAALKKELQASGKDRSELLMIVDLERNDLNRVCEPGSVKVTSLFDVETYATVFHLVSNIVGRLRAGLGTSDLLRAAFPGGSITGAPKIRAMEIIDELEHSRRGLYTGSMGYLGLDGSCDLNIVIRTAVYQNGCYTLGVGGGITCESDLEFEYEETEQKARALLEAMK
- a CDS encoding Mbeg1-like protein; protein product: MSNIFDYLDWRGDLTLDQSPFNAVDNLILSCISYIRLEGIVPNSTETVSIAAVSSRFFALPEDERQLRLRVEEDGRLLKALACTRRFADMGLCLYDDQLDPVLEKQFCGLTILTGDGLAFIAYRGTDNTLVGWKEDFNMSFKTCVPSQTEAAEYLKRAAGSLGAVRLRIGGHSKGGNLAVYAGIHSGPYAGRIEAIYSNDGPGFPAEVLESPAYQDVISRIRTFVPQTSIVGMLLEHAEDYTVVHSRQIGIAQHDPYSWEILGPNFVCLESVTAGCRFMDETVKAWVDDMTPGEREQFIDTFYDILCVTQAQTVGDLAHFSLKNARAIKQTLENTDPETKKMMTEAISKLLEAARESFHTLLPHKKASD
- a CDS encoding ABC transporter permease, translated to MERFRNLVKRVDPVGWVVPALVVLVWLWLSSSGQIPSYKLPSPVDLLRVLADFAFGRLGITPYSGALWENLSVSLLRVVMGFLIAGGLGMLMGFLTGRVAVLRRLFDPVIHLIKAVPGIGWLPIAIVWFGVGEGNTLFLMSLAAFFPVYVNTAAGAAGIPEAYMQAGRMLGVRGFGLFRAVVLPAAFPQAAVGLRLGLGVAWAYLVLGEVTGVTKGLGAIMSDARMLGHVDMVLAAMIVIAVAAKLTDFLLVAVCRRIYPRGGVKNESGI
- a CDS encoding ABC transporter substrate-binding protein, which encodes MKFKKWMAMALTAVMAVGMLVGCSSPEENTASKDEKVTVGTWKTAQTITPYFYDEFMPESVEVLPFTNPGDQKTALLAGSLDMCGTTLVTAITAASKGEPVKIVTSLCNKCSALVVGKDSGIQSEADLKGKRIAYVPGTMHHALLLEVLKRNGINPDTDVELKRIDFFDMGQALVNGDIDAFLSGEPYPSQAVQEEYGRILSYPYFDDSIGTINAAMIVTEDTIKNKPEMVQDLVNAHVDATKMLNADREKWLDKSAEFGTDKALLEISADNIELCSDIDAAFIQNTRNLADRMKELGMIDSVPDVETMFDLSFLEQAAKRR
- a CDS encoding aminotransferase class IV, whose protein sequence is MSGQEINMDDGFCFGLGAFETIAVMYGRPVFLEAHLKRIGEALNFLELPNPVTREWVDRILRAHPMKNGVLKIMVSQENCLWSCRKNPYTWMDYERGFVLRTSPVRRNETSPLTYHKTLCYGENILEKRRAAVQGFDEPVFLNTCGQLTEGAVTNLFFVKKGRLVTPDRSCGLLPGTIRDYLISCYDVEERVILPEETGDFDEAFVTNALMGMMPVRQLDGIAYGEKRVWESVLRDYHDLLRQGAC
- a CDS encoding radical SAM protein produces the protein MQEEEKLFSFIEKVEKKALGDKAIERSELVRLLGIDPDSEACDRLGLAARRVAAQVTGDRAYLWGAMGVDYKACPMNCDFCSLGEAWGIVEPDRERDFSEAEIIESVRDYAENKVRWIVLRTTEFYSLDVLSDLIGKIRRAVPGSYEIGLNVGEFDLEKANALHRSGVDFIYHSLRLGEGKDTRFDPEERLRTLRAVKDSPLKLVFLVEPIGIEHSDEEIVDICLCAIEHQAIVTGGMARVPVPGTPLGAHPQISESRLAQIVAVTRLAGGRRVPDICVHPATQKAMRFGANVAVVETGSIPRDSCCLPKEKWHQFDAQTAGEWFEQAGYTLCAEPEMTCEKGEENEI